In the Caballeronia sp. M1242 genome, CGTAAAGCGGTCGCCTTGCTTGTCATACACGAAGTAGCGCAGCGTCTGCGCGGGATCGGTATGCGCCACAATCCGCCCCAACGGATCGTAGCGATAGCTGTCCACGCCCAGCCGTGAATCGTCGCGCTGCGTCAAGTTACCCAGTGCGTCGTAGCGATAGGCGACCTGATCGACAGCGCGCGCGGCCTGCATCGTCGTATGGCGCGCAAGCCGTCCGGCGCGGTCGTACTCGAGAACGTGATCGAGTTCCGCCGAGAAGCTCACGCGGCTCAGACGTCCTGCGATGTCGCGCGTGAAGCGAATCGGTTCCTGGTCGTCGATCTGGAGCGTCTGAGGATGGCCCAACGCGTCATAGCCATAGGTCAGCGTCTGTTCGAACGATGGTTTCGCGTCGGCCTGCATGCGCCGCCGTTGGGTCACCAATCGTCCGGCCTCATCATAGGCATAGTCGATCGCGCCGGCGAACGACGCCTGCTGCTGCGTTTCATGCGTGAGTCGGCCATCGGCATCGTAGGCGCGCATGACCGTCCCGTGCGCGTTGCTCGCCTCGGTCAACTGGCCCTTACGGTTGTAGGCGTAGCGTTCCTCCTCGGCCGGCCGTGCGCTTCGCTTGACGACCCGTCCCAGCGCATCGCATTGAATGGCGAGGGCCTGCCCCAGCGGATCGATGGTCCGCGTCAGATGACCGGCGGGGTCATAGCTGTACTGTCGCGCTTGTCCCCAATAGTCCACTTCTTCGATGAGCCGGCCATTGCCATCGCGCTTGAGTTGCCACTGCTGCCCCAGCGGATTGCTCACGCCGATCAGTTGCTCCTCGGTGTTGTAGTGGTAGCGCGTGACGCTGCCGTCCGGGGCCGTGCGCGTGCGCAGCTTTCCTTGTCCGAAGTAACTGAACGTCGCGTGTTGGCCCGCTTCGTCGATGTAGCGGATGAGATTGTCTTGCGCGTCATACTCACAGCGCACAAGGCGCGAGCCGGGCAGCTCGCACGCGCTCAAGCGGTTCTTCGCGTCCCAACGGTATGTCGTGACGTCTTCGCCTGGCGCTTCGCGGCGCAGGAGGTTGCCGCGTGTATCGTGCGAAAGACGCATGCTGCGGCCCGCCGCATCGACGATCTCGGCGACATATCCGAGCGGGTCGTAGGCAATCGTCGTAGCGTGTCCGACCGGATCGACTACGCGTACGAGTTGCCCCGCGGCGTCATAGTGGTAAGCCGTTTTGATGCCCGCGGGCGTCGTTTGGTCGACGAGGCGGCCGCGTGCATTCCAGGTCTGCTTCCAGACGCCGCCCTCGGGATCGGTGATCGCCACGGGCTTGAGCGTCTCGTCATACTCGGTGCAGATCTGGCTTCGATCCGGCAGCGTGTGCGTGAGCACGTTGCCGAACGCATCGTATTCCCACGTCGTGCGATTGGCCGCCGGGTCGACCATCGACGTCGTGCGCCCAAGGCCGTCGTATTGATAGCTGGACACACCGCCCATCGGATCGGTCAGCATGATGGGCAAACCGCGCGCGTCGGCTTGCAAAAGCGTCACGCCGCCGAGCGAATCGGTGATGTGCGTCTCCAGATGCGTCAGGTCGTACTCGAAGCGGTAGTCATACAGTCCGCCATCGCCCCACGCATGATCGACGCGCCAGAGGCCATCGTCGTGATGCTGATGCGAGTAGTAGAACGACAGTCCGTTGCGATCCGTATGGCGCACCATCAGATGGTCGCCGCCGTATTCGAAGCGATACGGCACGTCGAGCGCATCATGCACGGCGACGAGATCGCCCGCGCGGTCCTGCGCGTAGCGCACGAGTGCGTGGCGCTCGCCGTTTGCATCGAGGAGCGTGATCTCGCCGAGTTGGCCGCGCAGGCTTCCTTGCGCGCATTGCACGCTTCGGCCGGTAGGCAGGTCGCCCGCGTGCTCGATCAGGTACAAGAGCGGTTGCTGTGGCGCATCGCGTCCGGTCCGCCAGCGAAGGCGCCAAGCGTTGCCGTCCAGGTCGTTGAGTTGCTCGAGCCATAGCGAGAGCGGTCGGTCTGGCGCCGCCTTCAGCGCATCCTCGCGCCATCCATCGCGCACTGGAAAGCGATATTCGAGCCCTTCGCGTGTGCGAACGATGAAGCGTTCGCCGTCACGATATAGAGCATGGCCTCCGACGCCTTCGATGATTCGCGCGGACCATCCATCGTCGAGCGGCATCTGATCGAAGGCCACGAGTTTGTCGGGCAGGCTGAGGATGATGCCGATACCGCCATCATGTTCGAATAGATCGAGGCGGATGTCAGCAGGCGTGCGCCAGCCCTCGCCCGCAGCGCCAGGCGAAAGGTTGTGGCTCGCGTAATAGCGATTCCAGACGAGAGGCAAGCGTCCCGTGACCGTGAAGTCGTGTTGCTCGACGATCACTTCGCCGGTTGCGCCATCGACGGGTTCGCCGAAGGCGCGCCGGACGAGCCCTTTGATGAATCGGCCCCACAAACCATCGCCCAGCCGATCTTGAATCGCCTGAGATATGCGGCAAAACTTCGGATTCTGCTTCATCGCGTGGGCGTGTGCCGCTTGCATCGCCATGCCGGCGAGCGCCGCGATGCTCGGCACGGGCGGGCCGCCGACCAGAACCGGACGCGATGCGGGGATCGGCAGCATGAGGGAGGTGGGCAGCGAGGGAGATTCGCGTTTGCTGTGCTCTGCGTTGTGCGATAGCGGAAGCATTCCCGCGAACCAGCAACTCAGTGCGGGTAGTAATGCGTATGACATCGGGTCACCGTTAGCGCGCACGGTGAGGCTGCCAAGGAACGACTCGCTATTGCTGGAAGGCTTGGGCGCATCGTCAGCGGTGAACGTGCCGCCTATCGGAAAATGCAGACCCGGAACGTGCATCGTCTGCGTACCGGCAGTGGTTCGCATCAGGCCGTTGACATAGATCGGCCCGCCACCGCCGCCTGCGGCCATCATGACGCCCATCGACGCCAGACCGACCGCCGCCGCTCCGATACTGCGCATGCCCATCTTCGCTATGGAAGCCGCGCCCATCGCCATCATGCCGATGGAGACCATGCTGCCGACGCCTTCGGGCAAGCAACTCAGGTACTCCATTGGATCGAGCACCAATCAAACATGCGGGTGAGGCAGCGGCAGAATGGGGCCTGCGACTGTTTGAATCAGGTGGACGTCGATGCCGATAACAGGCGTCAGATGATTGACTGCGAGCAGCGCCATTACGCCCGACCTCCTGTATCAAGCGGTAATGTTTCGGCGATCTGCCGTGTCACTTCACCTGCTGGTAGCGGGCGGATCGTTTCTGGCCAGTTCTCGCCATAGAGGGCGACAAGGCGCGACGTCAGATCGCGCCGCTGTCTGTGGAACGAGCCGACGCGCTTAAGCAGGCTTTGCGCGACCATCTGCAGGTTGCTGTTGGCGCGCAACGGGACGGGGATTAGCGTGCCCGCATCGAGCGCGCGGAGCCCCGCGTCGACCGTCGCGTCGTGCCGGCTCATCTGCGCGAAACACTCGCTGCACATGCGCCAGCCTTCGACGGAGAGAAACCCGTCGCGATCGGCTTCGGCCAGCTCGGCGGCTTGCGCGTACCGCTCGGCTGCGCGCGCGTAGTCGGCTTGCATCCAGTAGACAGAGGCTTCGCCGAACAAACCGTTGATGACGAGCTTGTTGCCTGCTTCGTGGTTCGCCTGAACGGCCTCGCGCGCGGCCTGCGTCGCCTGTTCGTAAGCGGATAAGGCGAGCTGCGGCGAATTCCACTTGAGATACGCCGCGCCGGCAAGCAAATGCACGACGACGCTCTGGTCGGGCCAGCCTTGCGCTCTAGTGATCGTCAGAGCTTGCGAACGCAATTCGTCGAGCCGCGCAGGCGTGCCGATGGTGATCGTGTCGTTCAGCGCGACGAACAAGCGTCGGAAGTCGGCGGCCGGCCCGCGTTCGCCGGAGTCGGCGATCAACTCGCGCGGCAACGCTTCCATGTGGTAGCGGCCGTGCAGCACTTTCACTTGTTGCGGACGTTCTTTCGTGAGCCGAGGAAGCGGCTCGCTCTCGGTCCCCGTCAGCAAGAGGCGCAGACGCTGGGCTTGCCATGCGTCTTGTTCGAGGTTTGCGAGCAGGGCATCGAGCCAACGCTCGAAATCGGCAGGCTTGCGGATGGGCTCGGGTTCGAGGACGAGCACCAGTTGCGGAAAGACGTCCGGGTGATGGCGCATCAGGCTGCCGGTCAGGCGCAGCAGATAAGCCGTGGCCGCTTCGTTGCGACGTCGCAAAGGCGGCGTCCAATCCGCCGTCACGCCGTTTCCCGTCGAGGCTTCCTTGCCGCTTTCGTACCAGGCGATGATCTCGTCGGCCAAGGCGGCGGCATAGAAGTCCGCATCGTCGAAGGTCGAATGCAGGCGCAGTACTGCGCTCGATAGCTGGCTCTGCCGCTGGATGTAGGCGGCGATCATGCGCTGATCGCTTTCGCTGGTGTGCCAGTAGAGCAGTCGCGCTTTCGGATCGCTTGCGAAACCGATCCAGTCTTCGTGAACGGCCATGAAGCGGCGTTCGACCGGATTGGTGGGGTGCCAATCATTCATTTGGTTGTTCTAAGAGTCTGCCTGAGGAGCCACTCGCCGGCGTTGGTTTTATTGAGTTAGGAAGCTGTTTTGTTGCTCTTGGCGCAGCGAGTTTTATCGCGCGCCGTAAACATTCGAGCTGAGAGCGGCTCGACACGACGGCGACACGCTATGCGGGATGTTTTTCGAGAGGAATCAGGGAAAGCGTTTAAGCCAAATACACTGATATTCGGCAGCGAAACGCGGGACCTGCTTGGGGGCGCTGTGCGCGGGGAGCGAACGTGCTTCGGGAGGGGAGAGGGATTGTGAGCGCGTATATCCGAGAATTGCTTCTTTTGACGATTCGCAAGCTCGCCGAGGGCGCTTATCGGGTCGACGCGGAGTCAGGTTGCAGGGTCTTCTTAGCTGCGTACGCGGCAGCGAACTTGCCGTCGCCCTCATACCGCTGGAACGTTACTTTCTAAAGCTGCCTACGCGGCAGCGAACCGTGGCATCCGCACGACCGGCGAGTACGTCGATTTCTAGTTCTTTGGCCCCTTGATGATGCCCTCGAACCTTTCTAAGCTGCCTGCGCGGCAGCGAACAGCTGAGCGTCGTGCTACACAGCCCGGCGCTATCTTCAAGCTGCCTACGCGGCAGCGAACGTCTTGCTCAGGCAATGCCTCGTCAATGCCTATTTCTAAGCTGCCTACGCGGCAGCGAACCCCATGAACAAAGTGTGCGATATCCAGTCGATTTTCTAAGCTGCCTGCCCGGCAGCGAACGGTCCGGCCGCGGAACCCGACCAGCAGATCAGTTTCTAAGCTGCCTACGCGGCAGCGAACGCGTCTACCCCGCTGAGAGGCTTGTGGCGGAATTTCTAAGCTGCTACGCGGCAGCGAACCGTGGCGAGTCGGCTTTCCTCACGCGAGCCCCTTTCTAAGCTGCCTACGCGGCAGCGAACGAGGCGTACCGCATCACGGCTGCGGAAAAGCCTTTCTAAGCTGCCTGCGCGGCAGCGAACTCAGCAACGTGATAACGGTGACGATCGCCATCTTTCTAACCTGCCTACGCGGCAGCGAACCAGATGCGCAAAGACGCTTTCTACTATCAGCTTTTCTAAGCTGCCTACGCGGCAGCGAACTCTAGGCCACCCAAAAGCACCGCTCACGGATTTTTCTAAGCTGCCTACGCGGCAGCGAACTTCCTTCTGCGCGCGTGACGTTGCGCGAACAATTTCTAAGCTGCCTACGCGGCAGCGAACCAGGAACAGGTTGAGCATGACCTCTTGCGCATCTTCTAAGCTGCCTAGCGGCAGCGAACAGCGACAGAGTTAGCGCCGATTGCCACAGCGTTTTTCTAAGCTGCCTACGCGGCAGCGAACTTGAGCTTGCCGCGCGCTACGAAGCGTTCACATTTCTAAGCTGCCTACGCGGCAGCGAACCGGGCTGGATGACAGCCGACGGCACGGACACATTTCTAAGCTGCCTACGCGGCAGCGAACGAAAGACGAGCCGCGCTGCTTTCCAATCTCGCATCTCTAAGCTGCCTACGCGGCAGCGAACCGCCGGCCGAGCTCGCCGCGCGCCTTTGATGGTTTCTAAGCTGCCTACGCGGCAGCGAACGCCGCACGGCGCGCGGGTGGCGCACTTGATCGTTTCTAAGCTGCCTACGCGGCAGCGAACTACTGATTCCACGCCCATATAGCTGATCTGCCCTTTCTAAGCTGCCTACGCGGCAGCGAACGTGGCTAGTAACGAGGGGAAATGATGCGGATATTTCTAAGCTGCCTACGCGGCAGCGAACTGGCGCTGCTAGGCCGCTCATGCGCGCGCGATTTTCTAAGCTGCCTACGCGGCAGCGAACCACCGCAGCTACCACAGCATCATATTTGGACATTTCTAAGCTGCCTACGCGGCAGCGAACACGGCCGCCTGCTCCTCGGCGTCGAGCGGATCTTTCTAAGCTGCCTACGCGGCAGCGAACCCGCGATCGGCGGCGATCTGCTGCGCTTCCAATTTCTAAGCTGCCTACGCGGCGGCGAACACGTGACCGCGCGAACCGCCGTCGCGACCGCATTTCTAAGCTGCCTACGCGGCAGCGAACCCGGAATTGGACCAATGAAAGCATCTGGTGTTTTTCTAAGCTGCCTACGCGGCAGCGAACTCGGACTCGCGTCGGTGTCCCATGGAACGTAGATTTCTAAGCTGCCTACGCGGCAGCGAACGCGGTGATTGCTCCACCGTGGGGCGCTGCCTCTTTCTAAGCTGCCTACGCGGCAGCGAACGTGATGGCGGAAGATGCGGATCACGCCCACGATTCTAAGCTGCCTACGCGGCAGCGAACTCGCGTGTTACCGCGCGCGAAGCTGCCTACGCGGCAGCGAACTTCGCCGCGCGCAGATTGCCGCGCATTGCGTTTTTCCAAGCTGCCTACGCGGCAGCGAACCTGTCCAGATCTTGAATCCGTGCAGACATCCATTTCTAAGCTGCCTACGCGGCAGCGAACATCTCGAGCGCAATGGCGAGCCATTCGGCAAATTTCTAAGCTGCCTACGCGGCAGCGAACAATTGAGTTTCACGGATTTTCCTTTTTCAGGATTTCTAAGCTGCCTACGCGGCAGCGAACGGGACGACCGGCTCGCATTCCGGCGCGAGTATTCTCTAAGCTGCCTACGCGGCAGCGAACGCAGCGTCTCACTGACGGCGTGATCCTCTCATTCTCTAAGCTGCCTACGCGGCAGCGAACGCTCGCAGAGAGCCGCGCCGTAAGCCTCGACTTCTCTAAGCTGCCTACGCGGCAGCGAACTAGGCTCAAATGACAGCAACCCTCTGATTCAAAAGGAAACTAGCGAAGACTCGGCCAAACTACCCAAATCCCCGAACAGATCGTATCCCGTTGATCCTTCAGGCCCCCGACCTCAACCCCCAAAAAAGGGTTAAAACCAGGGCACGCTGCCGCCGCAACTGAGCCCATAAGCGTTGAACGTCCCCGCCACCGCACCAGACGCCGATACCACCTGCTCCACGAACAGGCAAAACGACTGCCCCGTACTAGCACTGCGGAGTTGCACATACGGCAGATGCGGACGTCGTTCGACGCTGTCCGGAATCGCAGCCGCAGCCTGCTCCGCCGATTCGCCCTTGCGTCGCATACGACGTCGCCGCAACCGCTCGACATTCGTCTTGAACTGCCGGCGTTGTACGACGCAATGCGCCGCATCCGGCGGGACGGACATGCAGCGCGTGACCTTCACATGATCCCTCATGCCCTGCAGCCAAGCTTGAGCCATCAGCGACTGCAGTTCGGCTTCGGTGCCATGCAATCGCAAAACTTCGCCCAATGTACGCGGGCGCAAGCTATACCCCGGAAAACTGATGCCGATCTGGTCCGCATGAAGCTGCACCAACGCTCGATGCAGCTTCGCCACGAGCGCGCCCAGCAGATGCGCCGGGTTGAACTCGGGATCGGGTAACAGCGTGATGTCGATGTAGTGGCTGGTCATGGACGTCAACTCGCATCGCCGAATACGCCGCCACGGATCATCACGGCCATGACGAAGTGTTGCTGCTCGACAGGCGGCGTCTTGTCCCTGAGCAACCAGTCATCCAGTAACGTGTAGAAATCCTGCTTCTGCTTGGGCTGACGATACGCCTTGCCTTGCGTCGTCACAGAGCCGTACGGCTCCACGGCAATTGGCCCGAGTTCGTGTGCCTCCGCATACCACGTGTCGATCGTACGCACAGCGTTTCCTATCTTTTGCGAGTGAATGGCTGCCACATTCTGCACGTCGTAGAGCGTTTTGCTTTTTCGGCTGCTGCCCTTGTCGAGAATCAGCTCTTGTGACGGGAACACTTCCTGTCCGAACCCGAGGCGCACATAAGCCGTGACCTGCAACAGCACATGCGCATCGCCGGTCAGGCCGTCGGCTATCAGTTGACCCAGTGCCGCGACATCCGAATCGAATTCGTTCATCGCGCGAAGACTGACGGACAGGGCGTCGAACGACCAGGCTCGTTCAGATTGGCCGTTCTTCTGTTGCGCCACGTCCACCTGGACGCTTTCCGCCCCGATGCGGTTGCGCCAAAGGAAGCGTCCGTTAGCCAGATTGGCCGCATAACGCGTCGCCAATTCGGTATAGCCTTGTTGCGCGACGTAGCCATCAACGACGCCTTGCAGTTTCGCCCGGTATGCCGAGTTATTGCAGGCCGATGGCGTTCCGGCGCCCGATAGAACTCGCATTGTGAACTGAACTCTGAGTGTATCGGCGTCGGCGGGCAACGCGGCGACATCGACAGTTTGCAAGTTGGGATTCTGGATAGACGCATCCAGCTTCGCCGGATCCTGATCCTTGGTTTTTTGACGGTTGGAGATCGTGCCGCGCACCGATTTCTCCCGAATACGAATCGGTGTCCATGCCGACGCATCGCCGCGATCGTCCCAGCGGCCCGAGTGGAACAACGCATCGGATGGATCCAGTTTGCGCTCGAAGGCGAGGACGGATGCAGTAGTGAGTTTTTCAGACATATCTTAGCTTAACTAAATGAAGTGATGAAACGACGTGATGAGCCCGGCGTGGGCTACATTGATTCAATCGAATTCGAGGGTCTCGGTATCGGCCCGTGAGGCAGCCGAGTCATTGAACAAGTAACCGCTTCGGCAGCGATATAAACCGGTCGCCAGATCGGTTTCCGGCCGCCACATCAGTTCATGGACGCTGCTCAGTCGATGGGGGCCGATCCATTCGCCGAACGAGTAGACCGACTCCACGAAGACGAAGGGTGTGGAAGCATCGCGCGCGTTGGCGACGCTGCCGGCAGGATGCGGCTCTCGGAGCGCCGCGTATCCCACGGGTATCGGCACGGTCCAGCCGCCGCCCTTTTGCCTGGCGGGGTCTGCCCATCGCAACTTTTTACTCGATGTTTCCTGAGCGTCGCCCTCCGACACGGGCTGATGATTGAACCGCGCCGCGTGTAGCCAGGCATCGAGCAACGTAGCGCCGGACTGTTCGCTACTCAGTGTGCGAAGACGATCGGTCAACAGGTCGTCGCGCCCAACCAGCGCATAGCCTGGCAGCCACTGGCGTCGCCAACGAGCGAAGGCGCGTGTCTTTTCATCGTGGTCTTCGGCAAGCAATGCCATCCACGGTCGTGTGCGTCGTCCCGGTTTGGGACGAGTCGGAAGCACGCTCCCGCCGGCGACGCGCATACGCGCGACCACTTCGCCGATCTGTGCAGCCCATTCGCCGAATTGCGCTTCGTGATTCAGTGGCCACGAAGCACTGACACCGTTGTTCGCGTGCGGTGTGGCCAAATAAAGCAAGGTAATGTCCAGATGCATCCGGCCTTCTTCTGCAATGGCCGCACTCTGGCCGCTGCTATCGAGGGGATTGCGCGTCAGGCGAAAGGTCTTGACATATCCTTCCGTTACCTGCTCTTCGTGGTGATGGCACACCACGCCCACCGCGTCGAGCTTGATGGGTATATCAGCGGCAACGAGCTTGCGTTGCAATGCCCACATATGCCCCGTGAAGGCGGTAATGGACGGGAAGCCATGTGTGAGGGGGCTCGATATGGCGTTGGCGTTTTGCACGCGCAGATGCGGCAGTACGAGCAGCGCCTCGGGAGCGTTTGATCTGGTCATGTCTGTGACCTTCTTAGCTGGTTATTGCAGATCGGGAATCGAGCCGTTCACGTACGATGCGTAGGTGTTGCATCCAGCTACCCTCATCGTCCAGGAGGATTCTTCGCCACTCGCGAGACTCGAAGTAACCGACCTCGGGTAGCTTGTCTCGCAGCCGGGCATTGAGCCATTTGCCGAAACGTTCTCCCACATGAGCGGGCCAGTCCAGCGACAACCAGCGGCCGGCGAACTCGCCTTCTTCCGGCAACTCGGCCCGAAGCGGATCGAGCCACAGTTGCTCCTCTTCCGCCAGATCCTCAAAGGTTGCGTCCCTTGTCCATCCCGCCGGATGCTGGAGCAGTTCGCCGGCGTGGGCGACGAGTTCATCGACAAGCTCGTTGACGAGCTCGCCGACGCGATCGCGGGTGTGCATGTTCTTCGGTCGGCTGTCTAACAGTACGGACTCGAGTTCGCGCAGGACCGTACGCACCAACGGGCGCGCGCCGAATGCTCTTTCGAAGATGGAGCGCGCATTGACGGGAAGGTAGTCGCGCTGGCTTTGCCAGACGGGCGGTGGCAGCGCCGACAGTAAGTAGTTGTTCCCGCCGCGTTCGCTATTGAGTTGGGAAATGTTCTGCGGCTTCGTGCCTCCTAACTTCTGAACGGCGAGATCACGGTATTCTCGGTACACGCCGTCGAAGGGCAAGCCGTCGCGGCGAGCTTGCCGGGCGAGCTTGTTCGAGTCGCCGAAACGAACGTCTTGCACGTCCTCGTAAACCGCTTGAGCGAGCGAGGTGGCGTACAGCGGCGCGAGAAGATGATATTGCGCATCGTCAGCGGCATCTTCACCTACGAGCCAATACAACTGCTTGGCTCTTACATGTGAGGTAGCGCCGGCATCGCGCTCGTCGGTCAGGCTGACTAGTGCGTCTCTTAGTGACTTGGCTTTGGCGGGTTCATCGTCGAGCGCTTGCAGCGCGTCTGTGTCGTTGGCACGAAGGGCCTCCAGCAAGCTGCGCCCCCGGATCTGCAGCTTTAACAGCTTGTACACATCCAGTGCTGCTGCGTTTCCCACGACGTCTACCGCAAACTGACTGCCGAGCGCGTGACTGCCTAACTCGTTCAGCGCCGGCAAACTGGATGGTGTTATGTAGATGTTGGTGCCGCGTGCCTCGGGATGCATCGGTTTCAGGGAATGCGTGACGGCTTGAATCTGCTTGAGGCGCCGCGCTGCGCTTTCGAGCCACGTGTCGCGTTGATGGTCCGCAATGAGTTCGGCTCGCTTGGGATCGTCGGGCGCCAGCTTATCGAGTTTCGTTTGAAGGCGGTCAAGCAGAAATGCATCGATTGCGGAACGGAAGTTCGGACAGTCTTCCGTCGCATCTGAATCGGTCATATAGGCATCCTTATTGAAGAGAACTCTGCGAAACAGCAATCAGAGCCATGATCGGCGCGGCTAGGAGCGTCGCGCGCCGACGGAAGCATAATCTTCGGTCAGAAACCAGTCAACCTTTAGAATTTCGGATATCGAACTAAGGTAGAATTCGTGCCGCATACAGTGGTTTAATGCTTGCTCTACCGAGCAGGTAGCTGAGCAAAGTCAGCCTTTTGGTGTCGTCGATTCCTGCCGCACAGGCAGCGCACCCTCACTTCTTCGTGAAGCCCAATGCCGGGTGATATCTCCAGCCGTCTTCCGACTCAGGCAAGCTCACGGTCGCCATGCTCTGAGCACTATTGAGGAGACTCTGATCGCGGGCGGCGGCCCATTGCCGAAGCAGATCAATGAGCTCGACCTGAAACCAAGGGGCAATGCGCGGGCCGCTCAGGTCAGATTCCGGCACCAGGCATAGAAGATTGCGAATATCCACGAATCGCGCTTTCTTCCCGTCCGACTGATCGAGGACGCGATGCAGGCGCACCTCGTCCTCGTCCTCCGTGGGCAGCAACACCACGTCTTCCCGTGGCTGAGATTCGCGGCGGAATCGCTGCAACTGTGGCAGTACACCGGTCAGCCAGATTCGCGTCTGCCGGCCTTCCCGACTGTACCAATGCCGCGTGGCATCGCGCGACACGGGCGTGTAGAGTCGGCTGGTTTCGTCGCGCGGCAACATGGTGTCACGCATGCGGGCGTGCTCTAGGTCGGCCAGGCGGGAACGCGGATGCAGCTGTTTCGGCTGCTGAATGCGGGCCTGCGCATCGATAGGCCAATCATTGTCGGAAGGAGGCAGATCCAGCAAGCTGCTCAACTGATGCGACTCCAGATGGAAGCACGTCTGCGAGTCTTTCTTGCGGTCGCCGCTATTGCCGCTGTACCTGTTCATTTCGAAGCCGGGCTTACAGAAGGCAGGCTGTGCATCGCCGCCCCGTTCGAAGTACCGCAAGTTCGTATCGAACAGCGCGATATTCGCCCGCTCGACGAGCCCGGACCGGTGGCGTCGCACACGCCCCGCGAGCTGGATGAACGAGCGCATCGACGACGGTTCGGCGATCGCCCAGTCCGCATCCCAGTCTCGACCGACTTCGCAGACCGGCGACGCAAGGACCACGAACATGTGATGCGGCTCATCGTGCGCTTCCAGCAAAGCGCGCACGGAAGGATGCTGCACCGATGACTGTCTCGCGTGCGCACTCGGGCGGCGATCGAACACGGCATCCAACTGCTGCTCGATATGCGAGCGCGCGATGAGCGGGAACTGCGAGTGATACACGCAAACGTGCACGCGCACGCCCTCTGCCGGTGAGCCCTGCCGATACATCGCCAGTGCGACATCGAACAGCGCGTCGATATTCGCGATCCGAATCAGGCCGAAACTCACGCGCTTGCCTGTCGCGGGATCGACGGTGTGGTTCTGCGCGTCCTGGTGCAAGGTCCACGCGCGCTCGAGTGCAAGCGATGCGAACGCTTCACGGCGCTTGTGCTTGCGCATCGCTTTCCATTCCTGCACGGGCACTTTTATCAATTGCACTCGTCGTCGGACTTCAGCATCGGCAAGATGTGAACAGCGCTTTTGCACGAACTCATCATGCACTGCTGAGAATTCGTTTCCACTGGCGCAGTCCGCATGAGTTTGCGCGAACTCGTCGACCCAGAGACAGGGCACACGCGGCGGTTCGTCGGGCCGCTCGCCGCGATTTCGTTGATAGTGACGCCGACCATCCAGGTAGGCGAGATACAGCCCTTGTACCAACGCTGGCGGCAAGGTAGCAGAAGACAGGAGGACGCGCGAACCGAGGAGCCCCGCCCAATGCACGAGCCGCGTCAGCGCGGGTAGGTCGTCCATGTCGAAATCGTCTGGCTCGTCGAGAACCAGATCGCCAGTCATCAGCCGCAGCATCGGTGCAATTTGGCGCCCGCCGCGCAGGCTTTCGGTGGCGGGCGTCAGGTGATCGACGGTGCAGACGAGCAACGGGGCCGCGATCAACGAACGCATCTGCGGATCATCGACTAATCGCTGAAGAAGGGGATGCTGATCGTTGCCCTCGCAGAAGAGCTGTTCGCCTTCGTCGAGCAATCCTTGAGCGGAGGCAGAGCCGGTCGATTCGGCCTGACTCTCTCCATATTCGAATAACGCGCGGCTGGCCGCTCCGCCCACCATGATCGCGACTCGGTCGTCGTTCAGCGCGAGATCGCCCTGGAAGCTGCGTCCGGTTTG is a window encoding:
- a CDS encoding glycohydrolase toxin TNT-related protein (This protein contains a domain related to Tuberculosis Necrotizing Toxin, which is the C-terminal effector domain of outer membrane channel protein CpnT, and which has a lethal NAD+-glycohydrolase activity.); this translates as MVSIGMMAMGAASIAKMGMRSIGAAAVGLASMGVMMAAGGGGGPIYVNGLMRTTAGTQTMHVPGLHFPIGGTFTADDAPKPSSNSESFLGSLTVRANGDPMSYALLPALSCWFAGMLPLSHNAEHSKRESPSLPTSLMLPIPASRPVLVGGPPVPSIAALAGMAMQAAHAHAMKQNPKFCRISQAIQDRLGDGLWGRFIKGLVRRAFGEPVDGATGEVIVEQHDFTVTGRLPLVWNRYYASHNLSPGAAGEGWRTPADIRLDLFEHDGGIGIILSLPDKLVAFDQMPLDDGWSARIIEGVGGHALYRDGERFIVRTREGLEYRFPVRDGWREDALKAAPDRPLSLWLEQLNDLDGNAWRLRWRTGRDAPQQPLLYLIEHAGDLPTGRSVQCAQGSLRGQLGEITLLDANGERHALVRYAQDRAGDLVAVHDALDVPYRFEYGGDHLMVRHTDRNGLSFYYSHQHHDDGLWRVDHAWGDGGLYDYRFEYDLTHLETHITDSLGGVTLLQADARGLPIMLTDPMGGVSSYQYDGLGRTTSMVDPAANRTTWEYDAFGNVLTHTLPDRSQICTEYDETLKPVAITDPEGGVWKQTWNARGRLVDQTTPAGIKTAYHYDAAGQLVRVVDPVGHATTIAYDPLGYVAEIVDAAGRSMRLSHDTRGNLLRREAPGEDVTTYRWDAKNRLSACELPGSRLVRCEYDAQDNLIRYIDEAGQHATFSYFGQGKLRTRTAPDGSVTRYHYNTEEQLIGVSNPLGQQWQLKRDGNGRLIEEVDYWGQARQYSYDPAGHLTRTIDPLGQALAIQCDALGRVVKRSARPAEEERYAYNRKGQLTEASNAHGTVMRAYDADGRLTHETQQQASFAGAIDYAYDEAGRLVTQRRRMQADAKPSFEQTLTYGYDALGHPQTLQIDDQEPIRFTRDIAGRLSRVSFSAELDHVLEYDRAGRLARHTTMQAARAVDQVAYRYDALGNLTQRDDSRLGVDSYRYDPLGRIVAHTDPAQTLRYFVYDKQGDRFTSQYADGNRRHVQHHDGARLWLDAAGQLVERHDRRSGVQCFKWDAFGRLAEFENTHNEKWSYRYDPLGRRIGKVALGGPYSTTPDEAQTCFLWDGDAMAGEVRDTPVQQQGRFYAYHLNSFEPLVMQLSSRDEGAGAIAVRTFYYQNDVNGAPVKLRSGDGEIAWEAHYGVTGGVDYAATETIDQPIRLQGQYYDQESGLHYNRHRYFDPNTGRFISQDPIGLQGGVNPYQFAPNTFGWIDPTGLTNEIVPHWPPNDGASGPVSTITLKPGTLIDCYGYPGGSYTSPIGTPYPMRALPPGTDVTKPYYAYKVVKPIEEVKASKIAAWFGELGGGIQYLLPRSVQELIDSGHLRR
- the cas6f gene encoding type I-F CRISPR-associated endoribonuclease Cas6/Csy4 encodes the protein MTSHYIDITLLPDPEFNPAHLLGALVAKLHRALVQLHADQIGISFPGYSLRPRTLGEVLRLHGTEAELQSLMAQAWLQGMRDHVKVTRCMSVPPDAAHCVVQRRQFKTNVERLRRRRMRRKGESAEQAAAAIPDSVERRPHLPYVQLRSASTGQSFCLFVEQVVSASGAVAGTFNAYGLSCGGSVPWF
- the csy3 gene encoding type I-F CRISPR-associated protein Csy3 — encoded protein: MSEKLTTASVLAFERKLDPSDALFHSGRWDDRGDASAWTPIRIREKSVRGTISNRQKTKDQDPAKLDASIQNPNLQTVDVAALPADADTLRVQFTMRVLSGAGTPSACNNSAYRAKLQGVVDGYVAQQGYTELATRYAANLANGRFLWRNRIGAESVQVDVAQQKNGQSERAWSFDALSVSLRAMNEFDSDVAALGQLIADGLTGDAHVLLQVTAYVRLGFGQEVFPSQELILDKGSSRKSKTLYDVQNVAAIHSQKIGNAVRTIDTWYAEAHELGPIAVEPYGSVTTQGKAYRQPKQKQDFYTLLDDWLLRDKTPPVEQQHFVMAVMIRGGVFGDAS